From Paenibacillus physcomitrellae, the proteins below share one genomic window:
- a CDS encoding spore coat protein produces MTPNQMLPDKDLLNTTLADLRRSVREYATAATEASCPTVRQMFTQLTDSTLKMQGEMYQLMSSNNMYSAPSQAARQEVSKRIQSVQQTQTQDQQFVQQHLSGSMGMSMSSGQGQNQSNMGSTSQYS; encoded by the coding sequence ATGACACCAAATCAAATGCTTCCGGACAAAGACCTCCTGAATACCACCCTTGCGGATCTTCGCCGCTCTGTCCGTGAATATGCAACGGCTGCGACAGAAGCTTCCTGTCCGACTGTCCGTCAGATGTTTACCCAGCTCACAGACAGCACCTTGAAAATGCAGGGGGAAATGTACCAGCTGATGTCCAGCAACAATATGTACAGTGCGCCTTCACAGGCCGCCCGCCAAGAGGTATCCAAACGCATTCAATCCGTTCAGCAAACGCAGACCCAGGACCAGCAGTTCGTCCAGCAGCATCTGTCCGGCAGCATGGGCATGTCGATGTCTTCGGGCCAGGGCCAGAACCAGAGTAATATGGGGAGTACCTCACAATATAGCTAA
- a CDS encoding Lrp/AsnC family transcriptional regulator, protein MKVLSDLKQKLIELLREDARYTPELLATMLGVTEAEVKTAIQELEQEHIIVKYATVVNSGKLDDEKVTALIEVQITPERGRGFDSIAERVYLYPQVKSVYLMSGAYDLLVEVEGRNLKDVASFVSQKLSTLESVLSTKTHFILKKYKQDGVIFEDHEEDHRLMISP, encoded by the coding sequence ATGAAGGTATTAAGTGATCTTAAACAAAAGCTGATTGAGCTCCTTAGAGAGGATGCAAGGTATACTCCTGAGCTGCTCGCGACCATGCTTGGTGTCACTGAAGCGGAAGTCAAAACCGCGATTCAGGAACTGGAGCAAGAGCATATTATCGTTAAATACGCGACCGTCGTGAACAGCGGCAAGCTGGATGACGAGAAAGTGACCGCCTTGATCGAAGTGCAGATTACGCCTGAACGGGGCAGAGGTTTTGACAGCATAGCTGAACGGGTCTATTTGTATCCGCAGGTAAAATCCGTTTATCTGATGTCAGGAGCCTACGATCTGCTTGTTGAAGTTGAAGGACGGAACCTGAAGGATGTAGCCAGCTTCGTTTCCCAGAAGCTCTCTACTCTGGAATCGGTGCTTTCTACCAAAACCCATTTTATTTTGAAGAAATATAAACAAGACGGCGTCATTTTTGAAGACCATGAAGAAGATCACCGCCTTATGATTTCTCCGTAA